The Klebsiella quasivariicola region GCTTGGCATTCTGGCGGAATCGCTGGGCATGCATGTCTTCTTCTATGATATTGAAAACAAACTGCCGCTCGGCAACGCCACTCAGGTACAGCATCTCTCCGACCTGCTGAACATGAGCGATGTGGTCAGCCTGCACGTGCCGGAAAACGCCTCCACCAAAAATATGATGGGCGCGGAAGAGCTGGCGCTGATGAAGCCGGGCGCACTGCTGATCAACGCCTCCCGCGGTACCGTGGTGGACATCCCGGCGCTGTGCGATGCGCTGGCCAGTAAGCATCTGGCCGGGGCGGCTATCGACGTCTTCCCGACCGAACCCGCGACCAACAGCGATCCCTTCACTTCACCGCTGTGCGAGTTTGATAACGTGATCCTGACTCCGCACATCGGTGGTTCCACTCAGGAAGCGCAGGAGAACATCGGTCTGGAAGTAGCTGGCAAGCTGGCGAAGTACTCTGACAACGGGTCAACCCTGTCGGCAGTTAACTTCCCGGAAGTTTCTCTGCCGCTGCACGGTGGTCGCCGTCTGCTACATATCCATGAAAACCGGCCGGGCATCCTGACCGCCATCAACCAGATCTTCGCCGCGCAGAGCATCAACATTGCCGCCCAGTATCTGCAAACGTCGCCGCAGATGGGTTACGTGGTTATTGATATTGAAGCGGAAGAGGATGTTGCCCAGCAGGCGCTGCAGGCAATGAAAGCGATCCCGGGGACTATCCGCGCCCGTCTGCTGTTCTA contains the following coding sequences:
- the serA gene encoding phosphoglycerate dehydrogenase; this translates as MAKVSLEKDKIKFLLVEGVHQKAIDSLRAAGYTNIEFHKGALDSEQLKASIRDAHFIGLRSRTHLTEEIFAAAEKLVAVGCFCIGTNQVDLNAAAKRGIPVFNAPFSNTRSVAELVIGELLLMLRGVPEANAKAHRGVWNKQAVGSFEARGKKLGIIGYGHIGTQLGILAESLGMHVFFYDIENKLPLGNATQVQHLSDLLNMSDVVSLHVPENASTKNMMGAEELALMKPGALLINASRGTVVDIPALCDALASKHLAGAAIDVFPTEPATNSDPFTSPLCEFDNVILTPHIGGSTQEAQENIGLEVAGKLAKYSDNGSTLSAVNFPEVSLPLHGGRRLLHIHENRPGILTAINQIFAAQSINIAAQYLQTSPQMGYVVIDIEAEEDVAQQALQAMKAIPGTIRARLLF